One Vibrio neonatus genomic window carries:
- the lipB gene encoding lipoyl(octanoyl) transferase LipB, giving the protein MVNRLEIHHLGRQDYEPVFDRMHQFTDERDENTVDQVWIVEHNPVFTQGQAGKEEHLLNTGDIPVVKSDRGGQVTYHGPGQMVVYFLLNLRRRNLGVRKLVTHIEDIVIQTLAKLGIQSAARPDAPGVYVDGKKICSLGLRIRKGCSFHGLALNIDMDLSPFLRINPCGYAGLEMAQVADFTTEEQRTNIQSILVKELSVLLGYTDVIEMAESDE; this is encoded by the coding sequence TTGGTAAACCGATTGGAAATTCACCATCTTGGCCGTCAAGACTACGAGCCAGTATTTGATCGAATGCACCAATTTACCGATGAACGTGACGAAAATACGGTTGATCAGGTTTGGATTGTTGAACACAACCCAGTCTTTACACAAGGTCAAGCAGGTAAAGAGGAGCACCTCCTCAATACTGGTGACATCCCTGTTGTAAAAAGTGATCGTGGCGGACAAGTGACCTACCATGGTCCCGGTCAAATGGTGGTGTATTTCCTACTCAATCTACGTCGACGTAATTTAGGTGTGAGGAAACTCGTTACACATATTGAAGATATCGTGATACAGACCCTAGCCAAGCTAGGTATACAGTCTGCGGCTCGTCCTGATGCGCCGGGTGTCTATGTTGACGGCAAGAAAATCTGTTCACTTGGACTGAGGATCCGTAAAGGTTGCTCCTTCCATGGGCTTGCTTTAAATATCGATATGGATCTCTCTCCTTTCCTACGCATTAATCCATGTGGTTATGCGGGCTTGGAAATGGCTCAGGTTGCTGACTTCACCACCGAAGAGCAACGTACAAATATTCAAAGTATTCTAGTAAAGGAACTCAGCGTCCTACTAGGGTACACAGACGTAATAGAAATGGCAGAAAGCGATGAGTAA
- the ybeD gene encoding DUF493 family protein YbeD, translated as MQEQPKLKDLLEFPCKFTYKVMGYAKPELPDLVLEVIQRHAPGNYSPSITPSGKGTYNAISVTITATSIEQVEILYKELSDIEIVRVVL; from the coding sequence ATGCAAGAGCAGCCAAAACTGAAAGACCTGTTGGAATTTCCGTGTAAATTTACCTATAAAGTAATGGGTTATGCTAAACCAGAACTGCCAGACCTAGTGCTGGAAGTTATCCAACGTCATGCTCCTGGCAACTACAGCCCTTCAATCACGCCAAGTGGTAAAGGCACTTACAACGCTATTTCTGTAACGATCACTGCTACTTCAATTGAACAAGTTGAAATCCTATATAAAGAGCTGAGTGATATCGAAATCGTACGCGTAGTCCTTTAG
- a CDS encoding septal ring lytic transglycosylase RlpA family protein gives MQLFKHLILAIPLMILAGCSGSNNDRYAISQDVAPDSPITLQHIEDATPRYEPYSLGGNKDYTVRGKSYSVINNPQGFKEKGKASWYGKKFHGHLTSNGETYDMYSMSAAHKNLPIPSYVKVKNLDNGKTAIVRVNDRGPFHEGRIIDLSYAAATKLGVIQTGVANVEIEYISTKPEPNGNKTSNTHPRYIIQVASLGNATSSKKLSDQLASEYKQPSYVEKNNSINRIFIGPIDSALKAQEVLEKLQKNGHPSAFIKKHKAE, from the coding sequence ATGCAATTATTTAAACATTTAATATTGGCTATTCCCCTGATGATCCTCGCTGGATGTTCAGGTTCAAATAATGATAGATACGCAATATCACAAGATGTTGCACCTGATTCACCGATCACATTACAGCATATCGAAGATGCAACTCCACGCTATGAACCTTACAGTTTAGGTGGAAACAAAGATTACACTGTACGTGGTAAATCCTATTCTGTGATAAATAATCCGCAGGGTTTTAAGGAGAAAGGTAAAGCGTCGTGGTATGGCAAGAAATTTCATGGCCATTTAACCTCTAACGGCGAAACTTATGACATGTACTCAATGAGTGCTGCACATAAAAACCTGCCTATTCCTAGTTACGTCAAAGTAAAAAATTTAGATAACGGTAAGACGGCTATCGTGCGAGTTAACGATAGAGGCCCTTTCCATGAAGGTCGAATTATTGACCTGAGTTACGCAGCAGCGACTAAGCTTGGGGTAATACAAACCGGTGTGGCTAATGTAGAGATTGAATATATCTCCACCAAACCAGAACCCAATGGAAACAAAACGTCGAATACTCATCCTCGCTACATCATTCAAGTAGCAAGCCTTGGGAATGCCACTTCATCGAAGAAGTTATCAGATCAACTTGCTAGTGAGTATAAGCAACCTAGCTATGTAGAAAAGAACAATAGCATCAATAGAATTTTTATCGGCCCGATTGATAGCGCTTTGAAGGCGCAAGAAGTTCTAGAGAAGCTACAAAAAAATGGACATCCGAGCGCTTTTATTAAAAAGCACAAAGCTGAATAA
- the rodA gene encoding rod shape-determining protein RodA: MKLDPETGKNRSLFERMHLDLPLILGILVLMGCALVIMYSASGQNLAMMERQMMRMLLALSVMVVMAQITPRTYETLAPLLFTGGLILLLGVIFFGEASKGAQRWLNLGFIRFQPSELMKLAVPLMVARYIGNRPLPPSFRVLVTSLVLVMLPTILIAKQPDLGTSILIAASGIFVIFLAGISWKIILSAALAVGAFVPILWFFLMREYQKVRVRTLFNPESDPLGAGYHIIQSKIAIGSGGLMGKGWLHGTQSQLEFLPERHTDFIFAVIAEEWGLIGVSALLCIYLFVIGRGLYLASQAQTAFGRMMAGSIVLSFFVYIFVNMGMVSGILPVVGVPLPLISYGGTSMVTLMAGFGILMSIQTHRKMLSKAN, encoded by the coding sequence ATGAAACTAGATCCGGAAACAGGCAAGAACCGCTCTCTATTTGAGCGCATGCACTTAGATCTCCCCTTAATCTTGGGCATCTTAGTTTTGATGGGATGTGCTCTTGTCATCATGTATAGCGCTAGCGGTCAAAACCTTGCCATGATGGAACGCCAGATGATGCGTATGTTATTGGCTCTGAGTGTGATGGTAGTGATGGCGCAAATAACGCCCAGAACCTATGAAACACTTGCTCCACTGCTCTTTACTGGAGGTTTGATTCTGCTATTAGGCGTTATCTTCTTTGGTGAAGCCTCCAAAGGGGCGCAGCGCTGGCTTAACCTTGGCTTTATCCGCTTTCAGCCATCAGAATTAATGAAACTTGCCGTGCCACTGATGGTGGCACGCTATATTGGTAACCGCCCACTCCCTCCTAGCTTTAGAGTGTTAGTCACCTCACTAGTGTTAGTGATGTTGCCGACCATTTTAATTGCGAAACAACCGGACTTAGGCACCTCGATATTAATCGCGGCCTCAGGGATTTTTGTTATTTTCCTAGCCGGTATCAGCTGGAAAATCATTTTATCGGCGGCGTTGGCGGTCGGGGCATTTGTCCCTATATTGTGGTTTTTCTTGATGCGGGAATATCAAAAAGTTCGGGTACGGACTCTTTTTAACCCTGAGTCCGATCCCCTTGGCGCGGGCTACCACATTATTCAAAGTAAAATCGCCATTGGTTCAGGCGGTTTGATGGGCAAAGGCTGGCTGCATGGCACTCAGTCACAGCTAGAATTTCTACCCGAGCGCCATACTGACTTTATCTTTGCCGTTATTGCCGAAGAATGGGGCTTAATTGGTGTAAGTGCTCTACTTTGTATCTATCTGTTTGTTATTGGGCGCGGCCTTTACCTTGCTAGCCAAGCACAAACCGCTTTTGGTCGCATGATGGCAGGCAGTATTGTACTAAGCTTCTTCGTATATATTTTTGTAAACATGGGGATGGTAAGCGGAATTTTACCTGTTGTTGGCGTTCCACTGCCTTTAATCAGCTATGGTGGTACTTCCATGGTGACCTTGATGGCCGGCTTTGGCATCTTGATGTCTATTCAAACCCATAGAAAAATGCTTTCAAAGGCAAATTAA